The following nucleotide sequence is from Rhodothermales bacterium.
GACACCCCCACGTGCACGTGATCTCCGACGAGATCTATGAACGGATCATCTACGATACGCAGTTCACATCGCTCGCCGAGATGGACGGTATGCAGGATCGCACGATTGTCGTCAACGGGTTTTCAAAATGCTACGCCATGACTGGATGGCGGCTTGGATATCTTGCTGCGCGAACGGAAGTCGTTCGGGCGACCGCGAAGATCCAGTCGCAGTTTACTTCTGCGCCATCGAGCATTTCTCAGAAAGCGGGTGTGGCTGCGCTCAAGATGTCGCCTGAGCCAATACTGAAGATGGTGGCTGAATTCAGGCGACGTCGGGATTTCGTCATGATGCAGATGTCGGACATACCGGGGTTGCATTGTCCTCTACCGGAGGGTGCATTCTATGTATTTCCAGAAGCCTCGGATTATATAGGCCGCGCCTCGAAGGATGGACCCATTCGAACGAGCACAGACCTGTGTCTCTATCTGCTGGAACAGCACAACGTCGCGCTCGTCGCCGGTGACGCATTCGGTGCCCCGAACGGATTTCGCATTTCGTATGCCGCGTCCATGTCCGACCTCGAGGAGGCGACTCGCCGGATTCGGGATGGCCTCATGGAGCTCGCGGGCACGTAGCGTCGCGGGCGCGGGCACCCGCCGACAAACGAACTTCTGCGCATACACCGCGTTAGGCAAGGCCGTTTCGTAGCCCAGACCCAAGTCCAGCGGTACACGTGCCCGATAGTCAACAGGAAACACCCGCTCTGCCGGTGACCGACGCGGAACGTGTCGAGCAATTGCTGTCTACGCCCGGGTATTTTCCGCCGGATCGCTACTGGCTCCACATCCTGCTCTTTCTGGCGACGCTTGCGTCCACAGTGTTTTCCGGCGGTCAGTGGGCGAATCGGATGCTTGCATACGACATGGAAGGAACGGCTGCCTTCATCGAGGACGGTCTCATCTTCGGCGTATCGCTGCTTCTCTTCCTGACCGTGCACGAATTCGGACATTATTTCGCGGCTCGGTATCACGGAATCCGCACCTCGCTACCGTACTACATACCGCTGCCGCTGATTGGCATCGGTACCCTTGGCGCGGTCATCCGAATCAGGCAGCCCATCCCCAACATGAACAGCCTGTTCGACGTTGGCGTCGCCGGCCCCGTTGCTGGATTCGTGATCGCCTGCGTAGTCCTTTTCGGTGCTCTCGTAACCCTCCCGTCACCCGAATACATGATGGACCTTCCGGGTCATGACGAGATGAAGGATT
It contains:
- a CDS encoding pyridoxal phosphate-dependent aminotransferase codes for the protein MRPSATLAMTARAKQLRREGRPVIGLSAGEPDFDTPEPVAEAARKAISDGFTHYTENSGTLELREAICQKLLDDNGLTYAPENILCSNGAKQSVAQTILALCGPGDEVIIPAPYWVSYPEMTRLAGATPVIISTSAGSNYRLHPEQLEAHITESTRLLILCSPSNPTGFVYSRRELEGLAEVLRRHPHVHVISDEIYERIIYDTQFTSLAEMDGMQDRTIVVNGFSKCYAMTGWRLGYLAARTEVVRATAKIQSQFTSAPSSISQKAGVAALKMSPEPILKMVAEFRRRRDFVMMQMSDIPGLHCPLPEGAFYVFPEASDYIGRASKDGPIRTSTDLCLYLLEQHNVALVAGDAFGAPNGFRISYAASMSDLEEATRRIRDGLMELAGT